The following proteins are co-located in the Branchiostoma lanceolatum isolate klBraLanc5 chromosome 16, klBraLanc5.hap2, whole genome shotgun sequence genome:
- the LOC136421874 gene encoding uncharacterized protein: protein MMNKHVHASLTNVSAELLFTFYLPNKRPSFLPIRNRQDLSAMTMFACLFLVTLVSMSCSQPTYSLPSDDKCVCDVSHVVNCNNDSALRAELDLLKDVVRQLLQAGSNFSSLGCAQGPAGRDGRDGRDGPPGRDGAPGGSGETGPAGPPGPPGPTMKPESGLVGYWPLNEEHGARDVSGYGNDGVKFNTDVAEGPGGEKGGALYFHGNTGSRVEFPNNGALDTRSYITLQAWIYPQGMGKAPIFNYQPAGSTSYGVHFWLHPSGNDLFIRLNDRNAQFRDQLTRPGITQNEWQFITATYHRTTGIQKLYRNAVEMGSHQLGDVDLGTQYPVAMAARPAFAGDSRAYKGRIAHMQVYNVALTQAQIQEAMDRTRNGYN, encoded by the exons ATGATGAATAAACATGTGCATGCTTCCCTGACAAACGTAAGTGCAGAGTTACTTTTCACCTTTTACCTACCCAACAAAAGACCGAGTTTCCTCCCAATACGTAACCGCCAGGATTTGAGCGCCATGACGATGTTCGCCTGCCTGTTCTTGGTGACGCTGGTATCTATGAGTTGTTCTCAGCCGACCTACAGTCTGCCATCAGACGACAAGTGTGTCTGTGACGTCAGCCATGTGGTGAACTGTAACAACGACAGCGCGCTGAGGGCGGAGCTCGATCTGCTGAAGGACGTCGTGAGACAACTTCTTCAGGCGGGATCCAACTTCTCAAGCTTAG GCTGTGCACAAGGACCTGCCGGTAGAGACGGGCGTGACGGCAGAGATGGGCCGCCCGGTCGGGACGGCGCTCCGGGGGGTTCCGGAGAAACTGGACCGGCAGGTCCTCCTGGGCCTCCGGGTCCAACG ATGAAACCTGAGTCCGGATTGGTCGGCTACTGGCCGCTGAATGAAGAACATGGCGCCCGTGACGTCAGCGGCTATGGTAATGACGGAGTGAAGTTCAACACGGATGTGGCGGAGGGGCCGGGGGGAGAGAAAGGGGGAGCCTTGTACTTCCATGGGAACACAG GTTCTCGTGTGGAGTTCCCCAACAACGGAGCGCTGGACACCAGGAGTTACATCACCCTGCAGGCCTGGATCTACCCGCAGGGGATGGGAAAAGCACCGATCTTCAACTACCAACCGGCTGGCAGTACAAGCTATGGGGTTCACTTCTGGCTTCATCCTTCCGGAAACGATCTCTTCATACG ATTGAATGATCGAAATGCCCAATTCCGAGATCAGCTAACGCGGCCTGGGATAACCCAAAATGAGTGGCAGTTCATCACGGCTACCTACCATCGCACAACAGGCATCCAGAAACTCTACCGGAATGCTGTAGAG ATGGGATCTCATCAGTTGGGAGACGTAGACCTGGGTACCCAGTATCCTGTGGCCATGGCGGCCCGTCCGGCATTTGCAGGAGACAGCCGTGCCTACAAAGGACGCATCGCTCACATGCAG GTTTATAACGTCGCCCTGACCCAGGCGCAGATCCAGGAAGCCATGGACCGTACCAGGAATGGCTACAACTAG